One Paenibacillus sp. FSL H7-0737 DNA segment encodes these proteins:
- a CDS encoding zinc ribbon domain-containing protein gives MNQEHVGQMQGEPKFCQSCGMPMPTEDLLGTNKEGQKIEDYCVYCYEDGAFKQPDITLQEMSDICTGYLVQEGMDEAVARKLLAEQLPHLKRWRGVASSPSTN, from the coding sequence ATGAATCAAGAGCATGTAGGGCAAATGCAAGGCGAACCGAAATTTTGTCAAAGCTGTGGGATGCCTATGCCTACGGAAGATTTACTTGGAACGAACAAGGAAGGGCAAAAGATCGAAGATTATTGTGTATACTGCTATGAAGATGGAGCATTTAAACAGCCTGATATTACGCTGCAAGAAATGTCTGACATTTGTACAGGCTACTTGGTTCAAGAAGGAATGGATGAGGCTGTCGCCCGCAAATTACTCGCCGAACAGCTGCCTCATCTGAAACGATGGAGAGGCGTAGCCAGCTCTCCTTCAACAAACTAA
- a CDS encoding helix-turn-helix transcriptional regulator, protein MKIDRLLSIVILLMNRRLIQAKELADMFEVSVRTIYRDIESINGAGIPIVTYQGSGGGIGLMEGYRLDRNVLTDRELADIFSALQSVSSYGGTEHTLLMEKISSVIPPSQTAAFRSKTTQLIIDFSPWGLQPILEEKIATLKEALEENRTVAFDYVNAEGQSSQRSVEPYTLVLKGQAWYLYGYCLQRQDFRLFKLHRMKGLVKEKREFIREDRDMHELPWSTDYQRVTSTSVVSPILLHFTAEGRHLAEDRFDSTELQPDGHGGYNVSIHYPEDGWLYGFLLSFGTALEVLEPEHIRQKLGELALGVAKKYATSL, encoded by the coding sequence TTGAAAATTGATCGATTGCTCTCTATCGTCATTCTATTAATGAACCGGCGTCTCATTCAGGCGAAGGAGCTCGCCGACATGTTCGAAGTGTCCGTGCGTACCATTTACCGTGATATTGAAAGTATTAATGGGGCTGGAATTCCTATCGTCACCTATCAGGGATCGGGTGGTGGTATCGGCCTTATGGAAGGCTACCGGTTAGACCGCAATGTATTGACCGACCGCGAGCTGGCTGATATTTTTTCCGCTCTGCAAAGCGTCTCCTCTTATGGAGGAACTGAACACACTCTGCTCATGGAGAAGATCAGTAGCGTAATCCCGCCCTCACAGACCGCCGCTTTCCGAAGCAAAACGACCCAGCTTATCATCGATTTCTCTCCTTGGGGTCTTCAGCCTATCCTAGAAGAGAAGATTGCAACTCTAAAAGAGGCGCTGGAAGAAAACAGAACTGTGGCCTTTGATTATGTCAATGCCGAGGGGCAGTCCAGTCAGCGTTCTGTCGAGCCCTATACTTTAGTCTTAAAAGGACAAGCATGGTACTTGTATGGTTACTGTCTGCAACGCCAGGATTTCAGATTATTCAAGCTGCATCGTATGAAAGGACTCGTTAAAGAAAAACGGGAGTTCATTAGAGAAGATAGGGACATGCATGAGCTGCCCTGGAGCACTGATTATCAGCGAGTGACTTCAACCTCAGTAGTGTCGCCAATCCTTCTGCACTTCACAGCTGAAGGCAGACATCTAGCGGAAGATCGCTTTGACTCCACTGAGCTTCAACCGGACGGACATGGTGGATATAATGTGTCCATCCATTATCCCGAGGACGGATGGCTCTATGGTTTCTTGCTCAGCTTCGGAACGGCTTTAGAAGTGCTAGAGCCGGAACATATTCGTCAGAAGCTTGGAGAGTTGGCTCTTGGGGTTGCCAAAAAATATGCAACCTCGCTTTAA
- a CDS encoding DedA family protein — MEMLSFIQELFTKYGYSVLFFGLLLEFVALPFPGETTMAFAGFLSYTGRLDFFTLIVVAFAGTTAGMTLTYFVGLKAGMPFIQRYGKWFLFSPTKLEKTQKWFEKYGSFLIFIGYFIPGVRHFTGYFAGIIALPFRKFALYAYSGAVFWVVLFLSIGKVFGPQWMGIFHLFESYALWIISGGAIIAALVIIYRYRKNIGARLFPGKAATRIQAQIKKPSKER, encoded by the coding sequence ATGGAAATGCTGAGTTTTATACAAGAATTATTCACTAAATATGGATATAGCGTATTATTCTTTGGATTACTTCTCGAGTTCGTTGCCCTGCCCTTTCCCGGAGAGACCACTATGGCGTTTGCCGGTTTCCTTTCCTATACTGGGAGACTTGATTTCTTTACGCTAATTGTAGTTGCTTTTGCAGGCACCACAGCTGGGATGACCCTCACCTATTTTGTCGGATTAAAAGCCGGTATGCCCTTTATCCAGCGATATGGAAAATGGTTTCTATTCTCACCTACTAAGCTAGAAAAAACACAGAAATGGTTTGAGAAATACGGAAGCTTTCTAATTTTTATCGGTTATTTCATTCCAGGGGTACGGCACTTTACAGGTTATTTTGCTGGTATTATCGCGCTTCCCTTCCGTAAATTCGCCCTATATGCTTATAGTGGAGCCGTATTCTGGGTAGTACTGTTTCTTAGCATCGGAAAGGTGTTTGGTCCACAGTGGATGGGCATCTTCCATTTGTTCGAGTCATATGCGCTTTGGATTATTTCTGGTGGTGCAATAATAGCAGCTCTTGTGATCATTTACCGTTATCGCAAAAACATTGGTGCCCGCCTCTTCCCTGGCAAAGCTGCCACTCGGATTCAGGCACAGATTAAAAAACCTTCCAAGGAGCGGTGA
- a CDS encoding polysaccharide deacetylase, translating to MKGNKSAHSRRKLISGLLVMVVIFIVMLGWSIGKNLNSWELRSLQPASAESVSVKNKLTAATMQDLPSAVEPLASASPEVHSSSSAALTVNQLPQANGVEKISKVSTKSSAIIAAKKSKKTVYITFDDGPSDNTFNVLEILHQEGVKATFFVLGNQAKSHPELIDSIWEQGHAIGNHTYNHNYHDLYSGFTEFWNQIKQTEEVVQGITGVRPQLIRAPGGTYDHFDNTYFNLLKQAGYKVMDWTVDSGDSKRKGVPASEILKESTMDMKSSQVILLLHDGGGHQESVKALPDIIARYKAAGYDFGLLDETVEPVQFRVSAKATNLGRKKPSEAWVASNITPNAELFAPGKPLILEVGKLETKLNPGEYSVRNGQYMVPLRAVIERLGGRVSWDVNSRSGEIDWNGKAVIADVMNKQLILNHPDKGQKTIDARVEMIGGSIWVSLRELLETTGHPPLNISVNEVERRVKTF from the coding sequence ATGAAGGGTAATAAAAGCGCACACAGCCGCCGAAAGTTGATAAGCGGATTGCTCGTTATGGTTGTAATATTCATCGTAATGCTCGGATGGAGTATAGGGAAAAACTTGAATTCATGGGAGCTCCGATCCTTGCAGCCCGCTAGCGCGGAGTCTGTATCTGTTAAGAATAAGCTTACCGCAGCGACGATGCAAGATTTGCCATCTGCAGTAGAACCCCTCGCTTCTGCATCTCCGGAAGTTCACTCCTCTTCAAGTGCGGCCCTTACTGTGAATCAACTCCCTCAAGCTAATGGGGTAGAGAAAATATCCAAGGTTTCGACAAAGAGTTCTGCAATCATAGCAGCCAAAAAATCTAAAAAAACAGTCTATATTACATTTGACGACGGACCTAGCGATAACACCTTCAATGTACTTGAAATTTTACATCAGGAAGGTGTGAAGGCAACCTTTTTTGTTCTTGGTAATCAAGCGAAAAGCCATCCTGAGCTCATCGACTCCATATGGGAACAGGGCCATGCGATTGGCAATCATACCTATAATCATAATTACCATGATTTATATAGTGGATTCACGGAATTTTGGAATCAAATTAAACAGACTGAAGAGGTTGTTCAGGGGATTACAGGGGTTCGGCCACAGCTTATCCGCGCCCCAGGTGGAACCTATGATCATTTTGATAATACCTATTTCAATTTATTGAAGCAAGCAGGTTATAAGGTGATGGATTGGACGGTGGATAGCGGCGATTCTAAACGGAAAGGCGTGCCAGCCTCAGAAATTTTGAAGGAATCCACAATGGATATGAAGTCTTCCCAGGTTATTTTGCTGCTACATGATGGTGGCGGTCATCAAGAGAGCGTCAAAGCGCTGCCGGACATTATTGCACGCTATAAGGCGGCTGGATATGACTTTGGCCTATTGGATGAAACGGTAGAACCTGTACAATTTAGAGTCTCTGCAAAAGCCACTAATTTGGGGCGGAAAAAGCCTTCAGAAGCTTGGGTCGCCTCAAATATCACACCGAATGCGGAGCTCTTTGCGCCTGGAAAGCCATTGATTCTGGAGGTAGGAAAGCTGGAGACGAAGCTGAATCCCGGGGAATATTCCGTGCGAAATGGACAGTATATGGTTCCGCTTCGTGCTGTAATTGAACGGCTTGGAGGGCGAGTTAGCTGGGATGTGAATAGCCGAAGTGGAGAAATAGATTGGAACGGGAAAGCGGTCATTGCCGATGTAATGAACAAACAATTGATTCTAAACCATCCTGATAAGGGTCAAAAGACAATCGATGCGAGGGTAGAAATGATTGGTGGATCGATCTGGGTATCGCTACGAGAACTGCTGGAGACAACAGGTCATCCTCCGCTTAATATAAGCGTTAATGAAGTAGAACGCCGGGTAAAAACATTCTGA
- a CDS encoding DUF58 domain-containing protein, with translation MSSSSLIDQLKKDAGSVKSFSYPRSRSALMEWLRMLTVAGIIGALYVWRGGPSLLFLLIVVGVIMLGGLMLQLSGPRTIKLVRTITPARPMAGNTLHVKVQLSFSSRLPLPWMTIADYWGDSHHQKLLFPGFKRSFSYTYTIENLSRGNHHLLGCRVTWGDFPGWFTGRSEPDGGQSFKVLPAPLYFGGTVPDSGFMTGDTLYSRRGRSISDEALESRDYEPGDPLSRIHWKNSARTGALQSKVPEREKARMTCIVLANDPFSYEVPTDALKPRGSRDDSPPAFEKAVSTAMGLMLSAERSGAYVQLFSGGWPEGMARHEGLGKIPGRVLDILTEISLDGTRNLSLLLDDASRGWIPGMTVAIITGRLEEESAKVIAKFLMQGVKVELYYAWDQSAPKPGEARQPGRGTVGDSLARLGARMFCLDDALPAFRFREVEFHESSGKPTLR, from the coding sequence TTGTCCTCTTCATCACTAATTGATCAATTGAAGAAAGATGCCGGAAGTGTCAAAAGCTTCTCTTATCCGCGTAGCCGAAGTGCTCTGATGGAATGGTTAAGGATGCTAACTGTGGCTGGAATTATAGGTGCTTTATATGTTTGGCGAGGAGGTCCGTCTTTGCTATTTCTCCTGATCGTTGTTGGAGTTATTATGCTCGGTGGACTTATGCTTCAGCTCTCTGGTCCACGGACGATTAAGCTAGTTCGTACAATTACTCCTGCGAGACCGATGGCTGGTAATACACTTCATGTGAAGGTACAGCTGAGCTTCTCTTCTCGGTTGCCTCTCCCTTGGATGACCATTGCCGATTATTGGGGTGATAGCCATCATCAGAAGCTGCTATTTCCTGGATTCAAACGTTCTTTTTCATACACATACACGATTGAAAATTTATCTCGCGGCAATCATCATCTGCTTGGCTGTAGAGTAACTTGGGGAGATTTTCCGGGTTGGTTCACGGGAAGATCTGAACCGGATGGAGGACAGAGTTTTAAGGTGCTGCCAGCGCCTTTATACTTTGGTGGAACTGTACCAGATAGCGGATTTATGACGGGTGACACCTTGTATTCTAGAAGGGGAAGAAGCATCAGCGATGAGGCTTTGGAATCCAGGGATTATGAGCCAGGAGATCCACTTAGCCGAATTCATTGGAAGAATAGTGCAAGAACGGGAGCACTGCAGAGCAAAGTTCCAGAACGGGAAAAGGCAAGAATGACCTGTATCGTATTGGCTAATGACCCGTTCAGCTACGAGGTTCCTACAGATGCGCTTAAACCTCGTGGGAGCCGAGACGATTCGCCTCCAGCATTTGAGAAAGCGGTGTCGACAGCGATGGGGCTGATGCTCTCCGCTGAGCGTTCAGGTGCTTATGTTCAGTTGTTTAGCGGCGGTTGGCCAGAAGGTATGGCTAGACATGAAGGTCTGGGTAAAATCCCAGGGAGAGTGCTGGATATTCTGACTGAAATTTCTCTGGATGGCACTAGAAACCTGTCGCTGCTGCTTGATGATGCCTCCCGAGGCTGGATTCCGGGGATGACAGTAGCCATTATTACGGGACGACTAGAAGAGGAATCTGCCAAGGTGATTGCCAAGTTCTTGATGCAAGGTGTGAAGGTGGAGCTTTATTATGCTTGGGACCAATCAGCACCGAAGCCAGGGGAGGCTCGCCAGCCTGGAAGGGGAACTGTCGGAGATAGTTTGGCTCGTCTTGGAGCACGAATGTTTTGTCTGGATGATGCATTGCCAGCATTCAGATTCAGGGAGGTAGAGTTCCATGAATCATCCGGAAAACCAACACTACGGTAA